CGGCTTTTGCCCTAATGACCTCTACCTTTGCTCGCTTCTCAGCAACTGGGTTCTTTTTAGCATTGCTTGAGGAATCAGGCATTGAGTATGGGCTATACTTGGACTCCAGCGATCTAAGTGCAGTTGCTTTCTTCTCAAGCTCTTTAAACGTAGATTCTGACTTCCGTTTTTGCTTGTATTCATCAGCTTGTTGAACAACAATAGCATGCACTACGGTTAAAAAGCTCTTGATTCCTTCAGATGCTACTTTGTCCGGAATCCGGTCAATGGCATGGTGCCATTCTTCGCAAAGCGTGTAAATTCTTGATTCTTGACTTGTCTTTGCTATTGGATGTCTCCGAAACTGGAAAAGGCTAAGACGGAGCCATCCTGTGAGAGACTGGATATAATCACACTGAGCCTTGACCAGGCTGCAAAATGATAGGTGCCACTGCTGGACTTGAAGCTCGAGCTGCAGTGTTGCTTGCCGGTGAATCTCAGACGTGGGTTCGGTAGATGGTATGGTGTTGAGATATTTGAGCTGCTGAACAATATGCTTTTGGACCTGGTGGCACTCGTACATGCTTCTCCACATGCACATCAATCTGTAAAGCAAATATATTCCGTCAACTGTAAATTGATTCTTTTCGGAACTGGTGTATGATAATCCACTTtcaaaactaaaacaaacagATCATTTCATCCAGATTGTCAACTTCACACCACATGATATTAGATGAGTAGTTTCGTACGAGGAAAAGAACCATAACGTCTGCAACCATGGCTACTCAACAAAAGTTTGCATGGCACTTTACAAATCAGTAAATTGttcaaaagaaaagcaaacaaaggacacaaaaacaacaaataaaaagcAGTAAAAAGAAAATAGCCATATATTCAAGATCTTTTCACTTTCATTCGGAAATGATATTTAccggaaaaaaaagaaagtaacaGAAAAGAATAagatactgtttttttttttggttcaaagTGAGATaggaatgaaaagaaaatgcATGGCAGCAATGAAAATATAGGCAAAGTGAAAGACTAACCCATTGACAAGCTCAATGAGTTGAGGGTAGAGCTCAGTCTCCCGAAGGTTGATGATTTCAGCAGAAGTTGTGTCAATGGCCTGTGAAGAAACCATCATTTGTGACTCCAACTTCTCCACctctttcttcgtcttctctgtCTTCACATAGTCTCCCCTCTTCATCTCTAGCTTCTTCAGTGTTGACACCCGCTTCTCATGCTCTACCTTTAGTGTCTCTGCATCCTAAAACCACACCAGAAAAACACatccaaaataaattaaaaaactcatGGATGTGCATGATGTCATTGTATAACTTCAAATTCCCAAACGTTCGTATGTTATTCTTGGGCCCAAAGAAGGACTTCCATTAAACGGTGATGACATTGTGGCGGTATCAAATGTCAGTGCATAATCtcattgaaaaaatttaaaaccccaaaaattcaaaagttgtaCTTGGGAAATAATGCTAGAGACACCAACTGATGtgacaatttcttaatttttgtgAATAAATAAGGTCCACCGTCGGCCCAGACATACGAAACACTGCCACATACATTGGTATCCAAAACCAAAAGTTGGTTTAATAAGTTGGCAACTCTAGCGTTACTCTGGGACCCTAAAGTAAAAAGGGTAGAATGTTTCATGGACAAAAGCTCAACTAAGAGCCCACAAAAGACATGGTAACCAACAGTTTACCTTGACCTCCTGGTATAGTTTCTTTTCCCATGCATAAAGTCTCTCCACAGTAGAACAATGGCTGCTACTCACCACACCTTCATCTCCAACCCCACTGCCTACTTGACTAAGCACCATCTCGTCACAACCCATTTTTCCGAATACTCCAGATTTTTGACTTGAACTTCCCCATGTCCACAGCGACGGACTCAAATTACACCCATGATCATAAACTTTACCTGCAAAGAAAATCCGTCTATTGCATTAAAACGCACAAAGTGTAAAGGgaatgttattggcactccaaaatgtCGCCCTTCAGTTGTCGttgataaaaacaaaatggaGAAATTGCACTTCGACTGGTGCATGGTGGCTCTTCTGTAGCGATGGTTTCAAATTACACTCGTGATTATAAACATACGAAGAATaggaaattgttattgacactccggAAATGGTTTGTTCTACTggcattatttatgaaaaacatgatagaGCAAAATGCAATTCGAGTAGTGCATGATGACTTTTTTGGGTACAAGAATAGTTCTCAACAGTAAATGTTCTCCTTCCTCCCattttttccctcaaatttcTTACCAATCAAGCAAGCTAAATAAAAGTAAaccaa
Above is a window of Malus sylvestris chromosome 15, drMalSylv7.2, whole genome shotgun sequence DNA encoding:
- the LOC126604920 gene encoding protein ALTERED PHOSPHATE STARVATION RESPONSE 1-like; protein product: MGCCYSRVEREEMVSRCRSRKRYMKQLVKARQAWSAAHTMYLRSLRSTGSALLQFSNAETTLHHHLNHNHHNNSYRSAPPPPPLQTPPTPQPPPPPPPLSSSSDSWTTSTTPSTALPPPPPPPPPSSTWDFWDPFVASSSRAVTEEGWEATTTASDAVVTVTAASTAPPPSMVSEFSKESGTTSELAMVVSRNAKDLVEIIKELDEYFLKAADGGGLLSLLLEVPRFSSSQTKGGKVYDHGCNLSPSLWTWGSSSQKSGVFGKMGCDEMVLSQVGSGVGDEGVVSSSHCSTVERLYAWEKKLYQEVKDAETLKVEHEKRVSTLKKLEMKRGDYVKTEKTKKEVEKLESQMMVSSQAIDTTSAEIINLRETELYPQLIELVNGLMCMWRSMYECHQVQKHIVQQLKYLNTIPSTEPTSEIHRQATLQLELQVQQWHLSFCSLVKAQCDYIQSLTGWLRLSLFQFRRHPIAKTSQESRIYTLCEEWHHAIDRIPDKVASEGIKSFLTVVHAIVVQQADEYKQKRKSESTFKELEKKATALRSLESKYSPYSMPDSSSNAKKNPVAEKRAKVEVIRAKAEEEKSKHEKLVSVTRTMTINNLQMGFPHVFEAMVGFSSVCMQAFEQLYNQAKSANEELDVKRLLP